In Agromyces sp. Leaf222, the genomic window CACGGTCGCCGCGTCGAGGGCTCCCTGCGGGGCGGGGTCGTTCGCGTCATCGGCGTCGGCGGCCTCGGTCGAGATGACCTTCGCGCTGCCGTCGGCCACGCGCACCTCGGTCTCGTCGCCGGCGTCGGTGCGGAACTCGACGTCCCAGCTGCCGTCGGAGTTCGCGTCGAGGCTGACCGGCGTGCCCTCGGCCTCGGATGCCGCGGCGGCGATGATCTCGCTCAGCTCGCTTGCCGAGGTGGCGCCGGAGCCGGCGGCCAACGTGGTGTCGTCCTTGCCGTCGTCGCGGGCGTCGTCGTCACGCCCGCCCTCGTCGTCCTGGTCGGCGACGGAGGTGGCCGTCGTTCCGTCATCGTCGCCGTCGTGCTCGTCGGCCATCGCGGCGCCGACGGCGATGCCGCCTCCGGCGAGGAGCGCGACTGCGAGCACGGAGCCGCCCGCGATGAGCAGGGTGCGCTTGCGCGAGGCCGGCTTCGCGGGGGTCGTGGTCGGCGCGGCGTCGATCTTCGTGTTCTCGTGCGTCGCGGCATCCGCCTTCTTCGGGTCGGGCGGGTTCGGGGTGTTCGTCGTTTCGC contains:
- a CDS encoding PepSY domain-containing protein — encoded protein: MSETTNTPNPPDPKKADAATHENTKIDAAPTTTPAKPASRKRTLLIAGGSVLAVALLAGGGIAVGAAMADEHDGDDDGTTATSVADQDDEGGRDDDARDDGKDDTTLAAGSGATSASELSEIIAAAASEAEGTPVSLDANSDGSWDVEFRTDAGDETEVRVADGSAKVISTEAADADDANDPAPQGALDAATVKALVDAALGEVDGRVVELDVDDDTTSPYDVSVLTGDGRTVEVSLDADVNVVTSGTDD